Within Hoplias malabaricus isolate fHopMal1 chromosome 16, fHopMal1.hap1, whole genome shotgun sequence, the genomic segment AGTGCATATATAGAGTGAAGAAAACTTCTCTAATGCTAAACCATGTGTGTCTAATCCCAATTTTTTTACAAGTAATATTCCAGCATCAGTATCAACATGGACTGGCTATGCATGAAAAACACTGACATCTGCACAGAATTCCTATATTTGTGCACCCCTAATTGTTTTACATTTGTGATGAATGCAAGCCATGTTTGCAGGGTTTGAGTGGTTATAAAAAAGTGATGGGTAAATATAATTTCACTTAGAAACTCAACCAAGACACCATAAAGCTACTACAGTACACTATGGCCTAGCATGGAGCCATTCTGAATCAAGAATATTATGGAGATGTGCAAATAAATTAATGCAGTTAATCACAGTTTGTTTAGGACTGTTAGGTGAGAGGTTAATGCTGTTTATCTGAGTTAGGCTTGAGTAACTACTCGCCTCAGTCTAGACTCCTGAAAGGATATAAATCCAGGGGTCACATATTTGATTTACGGTGGCCATTCGAAGACAGACATTGGACAAAACAATCTTCATAATGTATATCCGTCCAAGAAAGACAAGATTAGTCGATGCAAGGAAAACCTCTTTATAAATTATCTTTATAAATCTTTATTAAGTTTCACTTTCACAGTGAACTATTTAGAATATTAGAACTGCTTAAAACATTATGACTGGAATTACCCCTCCTGTTTACAACAATATCTTTAATAAAGTATGGACTGTGCATGCAGTGTGAGAATTGTGAGTCTGTAGACTTGGAGAGAGGGACTTCCTGTGATTCTTTCAAACATTCTTTATCAGTACCCAACACAGGAATGCCACTTGACTTGCATTTCCTGAGCATTGCCTGCTCCTAAATTGAATGGCCTAAGACAAGACAGAGTAGCCcaaattcacaatttgtttatattttcatcTCTTATTTTCTGTAATACACTTGGACTCCAAATGAAATATAATGCTGTGATAATTTTGGCAACTGATACTCTGTAGTCTACTGTATAAGCTGTAGTCAGGTTTTAGTAATTTCAttaattttactttttgtttgttattgtcaaaAGAAACTAAACAAAGTTTAGTCTAGTTTTAGTCAATTAAGTTTCAGAAATATTTAGTCTAACTTTAGTCATGTATGTTCAGAGATTAGGGTATTTGAGAGGTTTTATTTCTTACAAACTTTCTAGACAATAGCTTTACGTACATTAAACTGAGTCAACTCAAAGTGTTTCAACTCTTTGAATAATTTGCCAACAGCAACTGGACACTCAGATGCTTACAGAATGGGTTTTTTTGAGTTAACTCTTCTTCACTATATCCGCTTACTTTAACTGCATTCTTCTTCTCTCACTGTGATGTAGGGGTAGGCGATATGgcaaaataacaaatataacacattataacattttttttttgctggatcATGACCTCAATTTTATCACGATTCTTCTTCATGCTGGTTTAAGACATGCTTAACAATACAGgcattttttcccttttccgTCTGGAACTATATACCCAAATCttgaggcagtgaataaactaaaggcaattttatgaagtaatgttactgaaaattaattttatgtttattgtgAATGTTCTTGAAATGAATCTTTAGTGatcaaaatatgatcaaaacaacaaaacatttgggcacttttctaaatttaatttggaaTATTCTTTGAAATCTTCATTTGGAATCTTCAAAGACTCACCTagatttattctgatatttagtCTTGTTTCTAACTCAGTACTCTTCCCCTTTAAAGCCAGATATATTGGAAGGAGAGAGCTTTCCCCGATTTGCTGTAGAGTGAGGGCAACTCCCTCAGTcccctcctgtgtttaaatggtctCAGTAGAGAAAGGGCAAACAGTGAAAGgcatctaagctttgaaaatgtatttattgttttgattgttgtttATGCTGATTGCTGTTGTCATATAAAACTCTCTGTGTTGTCTCTTGCAGTGCACATCTATTAGGCGCTGAAGCTTAGTTGCTTCCTCGCGTCCTTGGTTGAGCATTGCCCGATTGGTCTTGACTGACGTGTCGTTAAAGCTGAAAGCCCAAGTTACATGGCCATAGCGGAGATCCACAGggaacattttttaattatttatttattgttgtacTTTATTTTGAACTGATGTTTTCTTTACACCAACGTGAGGATTACTAATGGGTGAATTGACGTAAAGacaatatataatttcatatgtttatatattcatatataatatatattatatatcagACTTGATATGTTTCATATaatatctttcattcattaattaattcattcattgtctgtaagcacttatccagtttgaggtggcagtgggtctggagccttgCAAGcctcattgggtgcaaggcggaacacaccctggagggggcgccagtccttcacagggtgacacactcacacctatggagacttttgagtctcaaatcaacctaccaacttgtctttttggactgtgggaggaaatcggagcaactggaggaaacccacgcagagacactaaactcctcgcagaccaaactcctcacagacccggagcagggctcaaacccacaacgctaggaccctggagctgtgtgatagagacactacctgctgcgccacacaAAATATCTTTATCTTATATTATAAATGTACACAAACTAATGCCTATGTTTTCTAATGACAGATAAATCTGGTATTTTCCCAACAGATCATTAAAAATCAGGTCAATATCTACTAAATCTGAAAACAGACTTTGGTGGGCTTAATGGGTAAATTTACCCTAAAttactatttaaaatatatcaacattacaataaaacaagaaataactgtaatgaaaaaaaatacaatttcccagtttttaataaaattattaacaaaaatgaacacatatctttaaaagtgtttgtgtggaaTGTATACTAACCATCCTGTCCCAGGCTACACCtcaccaccctgtccatgaatataagaaaagtggagacaaggcacagccctgagCCCAAAGCCCACATTGCCCAcattgaacaagcttgacttactgccgAGGATGTGAACACAACTAAAACTCAGAGAGTATAAGGACCATATGGCTCACCATGCTCCCgcagcacctcccacagaatctcttggATAGGGATCTATGTTAgctttgtgattggtcagggtaaagCTTCCATAATTGTACCATTTTAGGACCACTAATTCCACATGGAGAGAAGAGCAATGCCAGTGAAATTCAGGTAGACTTTGGGAAGAAATTCTTCTGACAATTCTGATTTTTCTGATTAAATCTTCCCCAGGTGAACTGTCTGCCCTAGATTATACATAAAGATAAAGTCAGGTAGACATGCAAGAGAGTGTTTTCCTAAACACAACTACACTCTTTTCTTGTGCCCATCTCGTTGTTGTTAggcctttatttttaaaccctTCAGAAGTAAAAATTATTGAAAATAATTCAAGACTGCTAAATTAAATATCCTAATAGTCTCTGTGTATAGGCCTTCTACTACATATAGGCCTACACAGGAGATAAAAAGTTTCTATGAATGTTTGGCTGTTGGTCTGGGTCTCAAAAGAAAACTCTAGCCAACCAAGAACCAGTCACATGACCTGCCAGGATCCTTTTCTTTGGATAAGCTGAGAAGCTGGTGGGACTGAACAAGTAACTTTGCAATAACTTTTTTAATGTTGTGCTATATTGTGTTGAACGTGTGGACTTTTGATGATTGTAgctatataattattttttgggTGTACGATGATTATGTACATAAGAATGAGTTGAAGCTGATAACCTGAATGGGTGTTTTCTGACAGTTGCTTCTATGAAAACATCTGCTCCCACACACATTAACTCCAGAACTGTTTAAACCTAATACAGTTTTTTCTACTCAGAGTTTGTGTGGCTACCTCTGATAAGTATATGTTAGTTATATGTTAGTTATAAGTTAGTTCATTTAATTTGATTAAGGATCATTTAATCCCCTGGAATCTGAGGCCTTTCAGACACATCTGAGGTGAGCTGACAAATTTCACCTACCTAAAAAAGTCTGTTCCCAAAAATCTACACATGCTGATATccagcacaaacccagcaacaataatgtgAGAGAAATATGTATgtcatttgtctgtttttggtttaaatgaactctaaacatggactttccaaaaacctataaCTTTGGCTCACACATTGACTATTCATGAGTAAAACACAGTTGAGAAACCCCCTCCCcactgtcaaagataatggcCCATTAGCCCATACGACATCCGTGAGACATTTGCAAACGatggcatatatatatttagcaaAGAAACAGACTACTTGGAACAACAGAGCCTTGGAATAAACTTGGAATAAACATGAGCTTCAGACGAAGAGAGCATCCAAACTTTACTACAAGCCACATTTCCCCTCTATCAGGTGAGCTCTGTGCCTttgaacatttataaaacactgGCCGTCAGCTTCACAAATTCCTTCATTAGAATATACCGCTGAACTAGCGTCGAAGCTAACAGCGCCATATGTGCTGCAGAAAAAATAGTCAAATAAATATCACTTACTCACCATAAAATTAAGTCGTTCCTCCTCAGGCAGCTGAAACGCGTGAATGTGCCGTCTCACAGCTCCGCACtcagtgtgaaaacacagccatgtgcaTTTGTTTATATGACTAAAGTGAGCGTTTTCACACATCGTAATCCTCCAATAAGAGCGGCAGGATTATCATGCTATTATCACATGAAAATGAATGGGTGGGCCATCAAGGGTTGTGGTCTGAATCTCAGAGATAGACGTGCCTCTTtttacttacatttctataacaAACAGGTAAAACTACATTTCTTTTCAACATCCATATTTTTGAAAAGTAGACCATTTAAGGTTTCTGGGGGAatgtttattatgtatttagGATAAAAACTTGCTGAGTTGCGTAAGTGTTTTGGCGCAAGTTCAGATTTATCCCGCCGGTGGGACTGgggtcaagctatccgcactttggaaattGACGGTCAAaccatccgcgcttcaaatccgaatgcacgtataggcgcgtcattacagtttttcattgctgagaacaccacatccgctttgggacagatagagaatCTGAAATCcacgtttgagcagcgatgtctctgttactacatcaataaatgcacgcaatgctaaaatggactaaaattaacaagtcattatgaatatatttcgttataaatcactttaaagaggcaaaacatgcattgattatttcatatatttacatattttttacttttctataaacacttgtTTGGCTTTGAAtggtaatcctggtggacatgtagaaatacagattacattttgctgtcattaaacagagggacctcactGTATAATTTTCTCGTGCATTTATACTGAATACGTGCATTCAaatttgaagcgcggatggcttgaccgtcaaTTTCCAAAGTGCAGATAGCTTGACCCCAGTCTGGTGGGAGGGTTAATTAAAAAGAACTGTTCAAGTTCAGAGATTTTACATCTGATGTTAAATCATTAGATGTATAGGATTCTGAAGGCTTCCAGAATTTCAGGagatttgtttgtgtatttatttgaactacctctatttttttcttaaagttATTTGCATTATATGCGTTATGTACTAAGGCACTTTACCCTTGATGTCATTTGTGTTGCAATGTACTCGAATAAGTAATACTCTAATATAAACAATTGATTTTGGCCTCTGGCTATATTATTACTAGAATTttttagggatgcaccgattttGAAAATGTTGGGCCCATatgataaccgataattagcacTTTGGAGTAGCCGATGGATATTAATAACCGATCATTTGATCTATAATTTGATTATTTTGAGCAAATGTGTGTAATCGTTTATCATCGTGTTTAAGTAATAAATTCAGGTGTTGAATGACTCTATAtctattttcatttgtttcatgTGGCGGTTGAGTGTATCTTTCTGTTGTTTAAGctattctctgtgtgtgtttagactgCTAcctgtgtgtgcgcgtgtacTGATCGTcgctgatattttaaattagttttcacaATGGAGAAATTTATTCCCAGAAAatgttctctgcagaaactgtgaaaaacgTCCACATAGCAGACAGAGTTGTGTATATACAGGCATCAGTGCATATGCGCTAGCAAAAAGGCACCAAGTTATTGGTGTAATATcggctaaaattccaatatcggaccaataacaataactaaaaaaatctaTCTGCAAATAATATATTGGCCACCGATATATTGTGCGTCACCAGAATTTTTGTTACATATGGGTGAGTCTATTACTTATTCCACGACACGAACGTTAATGTGTAACTGCAAATCACAGAAGTTAAAGTGTATATAAGCTATaaagaaatgtttttctttaggcCATGTACTATGTATAGTGCACAGTATATGTACTCACAAATAGAGGGCACCAGCAGATTGTGGCAATGACCATGATCAGGATGAGTTGCACCATCATCTCCACTTCATATTGTCTCTTTCGCTGGGCAGAGTTTTGTCCACAACAGACCTTCAGTAGAGTAATTACACTGACTGTGTTTAGGAAAAAGGACACTGCCAAAGATGTCAAACCCACCAGAGAGAAGATGAGGCTGAAGGCCTTGTCCAGAGGCATGTGGCTGATGTTGAGGAAGCACCAGGAGCCAGGGAGCTGGATGTGGTAACGTCCTAAGCCCAGCAGTGGTAGCAAGCCAATAAATCCGGCTATGACCCAAACCCCTGCCACCATATAGCAGGCTCTGCTCTTGGAAACATTAGCAGAGCGAATAAAGGGAAGGTTAATGCCCACAAAGCGCTCCACAGCCATTGTTGCCCCTAGAAGCAATGGGCTCAGTCCGTAGAAAACCATGGACATGCCCATGAAGTTGCAGAAGTGGCAATTTGGATCCAGCAACATCCAGTTGAAGTGTGTGACATGGAAGGAGATCACAATGGAGCCAGTGACAAGCAAGCCCATGAAGTCGGTCACCACCAGTCCACAGAGAAAGAGCAGGAACGAGGAACGGGATTGACTTTTGTTGTGATAGAAAGCCTTCAACAGCACCAAAAAGGCAAACAGGTTGGAGCCGAGGCCCAGAATAGTGAATACTGCTGAAAAATAAGCTGAGGTGATGGTTAGGTTGGTGCTATGTTTGAAAGGGGGTCTGCTGTTTGAGAAGCAGAAGGCAACGGACTGATTTTCTGacaaagtgcttctgttttCATAAAATGATGAAGGCATCATGGTAGCAACCTGTCTCCCAAAATATTTTCTCTTGAAGGGTGATTACTTCATTCCATAGGCCTCACTCTCCATCTGCCAAATTGATTGGAATATTATGATCAACAATTTTCAGTGAAATTTTCCTACATAATATAAGCTTCTTAATTTTGAATAACTGCAGAATTATATTGGACTTCTACCAATATTCACATACATCACCAAAGCAAAAGTGTTTAGAATTTAAATTAACAATTTTCACATTCCAGAATTTTATGGTGCTAATAATAATGACaagtattttaataattttacagCGACTATAGAAAAACGTTTGTTATGCCTATAGAGTTGGTAAAATAATTctaataatttaaacatttaatacatatttattactttaCATTTCAACTCAACACAAAAATATCAATGTACAGAAAGTGATGATGAAATGTTAGACATCAGCAATGATGGTCAGTTTCCTTATATATTTATCCCTACTGTATGATATTGCTTGatagaaaaactaaaaatatatcCCAAATGAACCAAAATGTAAGATTACTCACATGACCCTGTATCGCTTATATTTTACTAAGGGACATGCACTCTCAATGCCTGACAATGGAAGCACCAAGTGCACCATGTCTGGCAGATGACTGACAGACCAATTACAATCATGATCTATGAGTGCCCACCTGGAAAATAACCTATATAACCAGTCATTGTCAAGCATGCTTTTATCCCCATAAAGATACTGTTGTGCTGTTGGTCAGGACCAGGATATgatggccacaaaaggaggaaCTAACTGTTTCAGAGCCAGAAACTTTGCCAGCAGTTTGAGGAGGTATGTATGCTTGTCATGAAGGCATGATGCTAATGAACCATGGAACATGCTGCCATTGGAAACACATCTATCATCAGCACatacttcaaacacacaccacaccagagaGTTGCCTGTGTCAAGAACCACAGGGTATCTCCAACATTGCAGAGAATCTTAGACACTGCTGTCACCTTGGGCAATGACATACACAAGGGTTGAACTCAACACTGAGTATCCCTTAACTGTAGCAGGTCAAGAGTACCAAAAACAAGCTGTCATCAGCCCAAGGAAATAGGGACAGGTCTTGAGAAGAACCAAATATCCACAGCAAATCGGAGAAAGGAAGTCCTTGAAAACCAATGTACATGTATCTGTGCATATGGCGTGGAATAGCACTGAGTTTTTAATCCCAAATACAAGATGGGAACTAAACAGTCCTTCGGATGGTGTATATTGAAGCCCAAGATTGAAAGATGGGAAACCGACTTGAGTTCTGCTGCATGCAAGGTAGCCAGaaccatttacacacacacttggtAAACACCAGTGGAATGAGGCTGTGAGGAACTCTTAAAGTACTcatttaaactgtattttttgAGAGCtaagatagatagacagatagacagacagacagatagatagatagatactttattgatccccaggggaaattcaaggtctcagtagcttacagacatCACATAGAACAATCActaacagcaatggactaatatatatatatatatatatatatatatatatatatatatatatatatatatatatatatatatatttaaaaacacacacacacacacacaaaaaaaaccctaaaacaaatatcaaaatcgACATAGTACTTCAATATACTATGTAGGCTGAGTCATatatcaaaatatcaaaaaataaaataccaaAAAGTTAACATAGTGTGCTTAAGAATGATCAAATAGCctggcaagaatctgtgatacagTGAGCAGCTGAGGATGATCTCTTGAGTGCAGTATATAgttttaaaagttgaaaaagtgtggatagtgcaaagggtatggaatgtgcaatatCAGTGCAGTATCAgaataagaaataaatgtattaaaataacccttcctggatcagggccttgtcgtggcggaagggcttgtgtggtctcatgacctccagggctatgtcgttgggagctgttagctcccagtagggtctcccatggcgaacaggtctggagtgaagatccagacaaacatgatccaaaagcattcctatgagtacacacattaaaattcagtgtaccctgcccgggaaagggttaccgggacctacccctggagccaggcctgggggtagtgtccgacggcgagcgcctggtggctgggcagaccacgtaacccggccgggctcagcccgaaatggcaacgtgggaggatcatgtaggctcaccacctgcaagatccagagtaggggtgcggtgcaatgcccatcgggcacagagcgggggcaagggggcccctggcgtcgtggaacttgtcagtggaaactggttcttggtacgtggaacataacctcactgggggggaaagagccagagctggtgcgtgaggttgagagataccagctagatatagttgggctcacctctacacacagtgtaggctctggaaccaaactcctagataggggttggtctctctcttactcaggagttgcacagggtgagaggcgccgggcAGGTGTGgagatactcacaagtccccggctggcgcctgtacagctggagtttgtcccagtaaacgagagggtcgctTCAATGCGGCTCcagcttgcagagaggaaaactttgactgttgtgtgtgcgtatgcaccgaacagcagctcagagtattcggccttcttggaggcagtgactggagttctagaggggattccatgcactgactctgttgttttgctgggggacttcaatgctcacgttggcaatgactggaaaacctggagaggagtgattgggaggaacggactgcctgatctaaacccgagtggtgtgatgttgttggacttctgtgctagccatggtttgtccataacgaacaccatgttcgaacacaagattgctcataagtgtacttggtaccagagcactctgggccaaaggtcaatgatcgactttgtggttgtgtcttctgacctgaggccgtatgttttggacactcgggtaaagagaggggctgagctgtcaactgatcaccatctggtggtgagttggatccgatggcggggaaagctgccggacagacctggtaaacccaaacgtattgtgagggtgtgctgggaaaagctggcagatgactctgtccggatggatttcaactctcacctccgagagaacttctcacatgttccggaggaggtagggggaatggagtctgaatggacactgttccggacctccatcatggaagcggctgcatgtagctgtggtcaaaagcttgtcggtgcctgttatggcggcaacccaagaacccgttggtggacaccaggggtgagggaagctgtcaagcagaagaaggaggcttttcgagattggctagctcggggaacttccgattctgcggatgggtaccggcagacgaaaaaggctgcagctgtggcagttgctgaagcaaaatccagagcatgggaggagtttggagaggccatggagaatgacttccgggcggcctcaaagaggttctggaaaacactccgacagctcaggaggggaaggggggacactgtccaagctgtgctcagcaaggatggtgaaactctgaactcgactgagcgtattgttgggcgtgtctggggggtcagattccatttccttggctgaagtcactgaggtggtgaaaaagcttcgcagtggcaaagctccaggagtggatgagattcgcccagagttactgaaggcactcgatactatggggctgtcttggatgacatgcCTATACAATATctcatggacctcgggaacggtgcctttggattggcaaaccggggtggtggttcctattttcaaaaaaggggaccggagaaagtgtgccaattatcgtggcattacacttctcagcctcccggggaaagtctatgccaaggtgctggaaaggagaatctgtCCGATAGtcaaacctaggattttggaggaacaatgcggatttcgtcctggccgtggaactatggaccaactctttacttttgcacagatgattgagggggcgtgggaatttgctactccactctacacatgctttgtgtatttggagaaggcatatgaacgtgttccccgagagattctgtgggaggtgctccaggagtatggggtgccagggttgctccggcgagccgtacggtccttgtactctcagagtttgagttgtgttcgcatccttggtagtaagtcaggcttgttcagtgtgggcattggactccgtcagggctgtgccttatctccactcctgttcctgatattcatggacagggtggcgcagcgtagcctggggcaggagggcttccgtcgaggatctcgggaggtggcatctctg encodes:
- the tbxa2r gene encoding thromboxane A2 receptor isoform X2 is translated as MMPSSFYENRSTLSENQSVAFCFSNSRPPFKHSTNLTITSAYFSAVFTILGLGSNLFAFLVLLKAFYHNKSQSRSSFLLFLCGLVVTDFMGLLVTGSIVISFHVTHFNWMLLDPNCHFCNFMGMSMVFYGLSPLLLGATMAVERFVGINLPFIRSANVSKSRACYMVAGVWVIAGFIGLLPLLGLGRYHIQLPGSWCFLNISHMPLDKAFSLIFSLRKRQYEVEMMVQLILIMVIATICWCPLFVFIAQTVFLVEKLHVPHLLLWIRFATWNQILDPWVYILFRRSILKRIYPRMDWSRGSISSLSISVGPLTRIGSLEGTGRGAEPEFNGQNCK
- the tbxa2r gene encoding thromboxane A2 receptor isoform X1; amino-acid sequence: MMPSSFYENRSTLSENQSVAFCFSNSRPPFKHSTNLTITSAYFSAVFTILGLGSNLFAFLVLLKAFYHNKSQSRSSFLLFLCGLVVTDFMGLLVTGSIVISFHVTHFNWMLLDPNCHFCNFMGMSMVFYGLSPLLLGATMAVERFVGINLPFIRSANVSKSRACYMVAGVWVIAGFIGLLPLLGLGRYHIQLPGSWCFLNISHMPLDKAFSLIFSLVGLTSLAVSFFLNTVSVITLLKVCCGQNSAQRKRQYEVEMMVQLILIMVIATICWCPLFVFIAQTVFLVEKLHVPHLLLWIRFATWNQILDPWVYILFRRSILKRIYPRMDWSRGSISSLSISVGPLTRIGSLEGTGRGAEPEFNGQNCK